The Chryseobacterium oranimense genome contains the following window.
CCCTGTAGAGATAATTACTGTTTTGGCCAGGATCTCTTTGTTTCCTGCGTATAGTTTGTGAACACCGCCGTTTTCTTTGGAGAACTCTGCTTTGGTGATCATTTCGTAATGAACTTTGGTTTCGAATCTTTCTGCCTGCTTCTGCAGATCCATCATCATTTCAGGCCCTGTAATTCCTGCCGGATACCCTGGGAAGTTATCTACCTCCGTAGTTGTTGTCAATTGTCCTCCCGGTTCCAAACCTGTATACAGTTCCGGTTTTAAATCTGCTCTTGCTGCATAAATTGCTGCTGTGAAGCCAGAAGGCCCGGATCCGACGATCACACAATCTAAAATATTTTGCTCCATAAATTTACTTGTTCAAAGAATTTTAATTCAGTCCGCTAATTTCGTAATTTTTACTGTTTTATTAAAGTATTTTTGATGATACTTGTCAATATCAGATATGCGAATTGTCAATTGTAGGTTATAGGCCTGTAATGTATTTCAGGGTACGAGATACGGGGTAATGCGGATCCGTGGGTGGTGGAGAAAATGAAAACGGATTAATCCATCTTCACTCCTGCATTCTCAAACCCTCTCACACTCGAACTCTCCCACGCTCAAAACTTATTACACCTTCATCTTAATCTTATCCACGTTGATGATTTTATAAACCAGCTCTTTGATCAGTTCAGCTTCTCCCATATTTACAGCGCCAAGCCCCTTCCCTTTCATATCAAATTCCCTTAAAATAGAAATCACTCTTGTGGCGTGTTTCAGCGGATACAGCCTTGCACTTTCCGCATAGTCTTTGATGAAATAAGGATTCACCCCCATCTGCGATGCAATCACCTGTGGTGGCTGTCCTGCCATGGTCTGGTAGATAATCACATTGGAAAAATAGCTATAAAGGTTGGCCAGCATCATCACAAAAGGGTTATTCTTAGGATTTTTACCCATAAAATGAGCAATTCTGAATGCTGCATCTGCATTTTTGGTTCCTAAAGCCTTCTGCAATTCAAAAACATTGTATTCCTTACTGATGCCGATGTGGTTTTCTACAATTGTTCCATCCAGCATTTCTCCTTCTTTAAGGATGATCTTTAATTTATTCAGTTCGTTGGCGATTCTTGAAAGGTCGTTTCCAAGGTATTCTGCGAGCAGATGGGAAATATTAGGGGCCGTTTTGATCTTCAGCTGTGCACATTCATCTGCAATCCACTTGGGAAGGTTGCTGTCCCTTACAGATTCGCTTAGGAAAAGGGCCTTTGCCTTATCCAGTGCCTTGGTCGCTTTTTTACGGCTGTCCAGTTTCTTATGTTTGTGGGCAAAAACCAGCACCGTAGAAGGAACTGGATTGTCTACATAAGTTTCCAGAATACGGTTTTCCTCCTCATTAAATTTCAGGTCCTGGGCTTCCTTTACAATAATCACCTGCTTATCGCCCATCATCGGGAACTGCCTTGCCAGGGAAAGAATCTCCTGATAGGAAGTATCTTTACCATACACTACCGTCTGGTTGAAAGCTTTTTCATCTTCTTCCAGAAAATCGTGCTCAAGCGCTTTTACAGCAGCATCAATAAAGTAAGGTTCTTCTCCGTGGAAAAAATAAATAGGTAAAACTTCTTTATTTTTAATATTTTTGAGGATTAAATCTAATTCTTTCATCTTATAAATGGAACTTCCAAAACTGAACTTTCAGGAAACTTTTGATTTTAAATTCAAGAAAGACAAAGATAAGTTTTTTATTTATGACTTGGTCCGCAAAACTTACCTTCTCCTTACTCCTGAAGAATGGGTGAGGCAGCACTGGGTACACTATTATCTTACCGTAAAAGCCTATTCCCCTTCTGCGCTCATTACAGAAAAAAAGATCCTTCTGAACGGGCTTACCAAAAGAATAGATCTGCTGGTAACCGAGAAAACGGAACCCATTATCCTGATAGAATGTAAAGCCCCACAGATCAAACTGACTGAAAAAACCTTTGAACAGACTGCCAGGTACAACTCCATCATCGGAGCCAAAGAAATTATCCTCACCAATGGGCTACAGCATATCAATGCCTACTACGAAAACGGGCAGTATCAGTTTTATAAACCTGAGTAACTTTCATTACTATAAAAAATCATTATAAGAGATCTGCGTAATCTGCTAAATCTATGAGAGACTTTTTATTTTTTTCTCTCATAGATTTAGCAGATTACGCAGATTTTTTTGACTTGAAATTCCCTGTTTCCCTGATTTAAGAGATTGAAAACTTTTATATATTTTTTGGGTCAATAAAAAAAGAAAATAATACATTTAAAAAAATTTACAAATACATATGGAAATTAAAAATATCATCTTCGATTTTGGCGGGGTATTAGTGGATTGGAATCCGAGATATTTTTTCAAAGACTATTTCAATGACGATGAGAAAATGGAATATTTTCTACAGCATATTGCCCAATCTGATTGGAATGAGGAACAGGACCGGGGAAGAAGCCTGGCAGAAGGCACCGATCTCCAGGTAAAAAAATTTCCGGAATGGGAAAAGGAGCTCAGAGCTTATTATGATAACTGGACAGTGATGCTGAAAAGTGATATCCCACAGAATGTTGAGATCTTAAGACGTCTGGCCAATACTGATTATCATTTATTCGGACTTACAAACTGGTCTGAGGAAACTTTTCCATATGCGCTGGAAAATTATGATTTCTTCCAGATTTTTGATGGAAAAATTGTGGTTTCAGGAACGGAGAAACTCATAAAACCGGACCCTAAGATCTGGCATGTACTGTTGGAAAGGTATAACCTTCAGGCATCGGAATCGCTTTTCATTGATGATAATCCTAAAAATATTGAAATGGCGGAATCTTTGGGTTTCAAGACCATCAAAATCAATCCTGACACAGATCTGGAACAGGAACTGGCAGGCATGGGAATTAAAGTCTGAAGAACTTCTGTCTGACAACATACTTTTATCCTCAATACAAGTTATTTTCAGTAATTTAGTTGGAAATTTTATAGATTCTAGTGTAAAACAATTTAACAATCCACAAATTACAAAATATGATACGTACCCTTTTAATAACAGCTTTCCTGATGAGCACGGGAACTGTTTTCAGCCAGAAACTTAAGAGCGTTTCCTATCAGGACGGTTCACAGAAACTGAATGGCCTTGTAACTTCCAACGCAGGGAAAAAGCTTCCCGGAGTACTGATCCTTCCGGCATGGAAAGGTATAGATGATGAAGCTAAAACTGCCGCAGCCGAACTTGAAAAGCAAGGATATATTGCTTTTATTGCTGATATTTACGGTGAAGGAAATATCCCAACCGATAATGCTTCTGCAGGCAAAACAGCTGGATATTACAAACAGAATTATGATGCCTATCAGAAACGTATTTCTTTAGCTTTGGAACAGTTGAAGAAAAACGGAGCAATTTCTGAT
Protein-coding sequences here:
- the holA gene encoding DNA polymerase III subunit delta, producing MKELDLILKNIKNKEVLPIYFFHGEEPYFIDAAVKALEHDFLEEDEKAFNQTVVYGKDTSYQEILSLARQFPMMGDKQVIIVKEAQDLKFNEEENRILETYVDNPVPSTVLVFAHKHKKLDSRKKATKALDKAKALFLSESVRDSNLPKWIADECAQLKIKTAPNISHLLAEYLGNDLSRIANELNKLKIILKEGEMLDGTIVENHIGISKEYNVFELQKALGTKNADAAFRIAHFMGKNPKNNPFVMMLANLYSYFSNVIIYQTMAGQPPQVIASQMGVNPYFIKDYAESARLYPLKHATRVISILREFDMKGKGLGAVNMGEAELIKELVYKIINVDKIKMKV
- a CDS encoding dienelactone hydrolase family protein, with product MIRTLLITAFLMSTGTVFSQKLKSVSYQDGSQKLNGLVTSNAGKKLPGVLILPAWKGIDDEAKTAAAELEKQGYIAFIADIYGEGNIPTDNASAGKTAGYYKQNYDAYQKRISLALEQLKKNGAISDKIAVIGYCFGGTGALESARGSLPVVGVVSIHGSIGKDQTRKNGPISAKILVENPADDQGVTPEDYNNLIKEMNEGNADWQIITYAHSKHTFTDPKSPDYNAVMAKRAWNHTLMFLKEILK
- a CDS encoding HAD family phosphatase, with amino-acid sequence MEIKNIIFDFGGVLVDWNPRYFFKDYFNDDEKMEYFLQHIAQSDWNEEQDRGRSLAEGTDLQVKKFPEWEKELRAYYDNWTVMLKSDIPQNVEILRRLANTDYHLFGLTNWSEETFPYALENYDFFQIFDGKIVVSGTEKLIKPDPKIWHVLLERYNLQASESLFIDDNPKNIEMAESLGFKTIKINPDTDLEQELAGMGIKV
- a CDS encoding type I restriction enzyme HsdR N-terminal domain-containing protein, with protein sequence MELPKLNFQETFDFKFKKDKDKFFIYDLVRKTYLLLTPEEWVRQHWVHYYLTVKAYSPSALITEKKILLNGLTKRIDLLVTEKTEPIILIECKAPQIKLTEKTFEQTARYNSIIGAKEIILTNGLQHINAYYENGQYQFYKPE